In Trifolium pratense cultivar HEN17-A07 linkage group LG7, ARS_RC_1.1, whole genome shotgun sequence, a genomic segment contains:
- the LOC123895916 gene encoding uncharacterized protein LOC123895916 has translation MFEMGPGKVAAKTFYDVEFPKGHVGIKSFDAEQVDEEGNSVPLYEAYLHHWFAIKYQEKDWNMSKIIPKDPMEGAIYIRNYGTCNTYILPIYWGLGAESRGTKSKIPDPYAVEHGNPSKIPFGYQEKWLLNLLVIDTRGTEDREGCTECRCDHFNLPTNFYNVTVGIDGKPLGSSYKGGLFCCQDNLQCKLQKDFEAPTRKLALRYKITWVDWNQQQIPLRFYVLDSTDRVRTNGSQFIHDCQVEFTVPPTNGRNNAPHIEKANIPMERGGYLIYGTAHMHRGAINATLYGQDGRILYTLKPKYGKGKKPGNEKGYVVGMSGSYPDLGSTKIKDGEIVTIETRYESGFRTGAMGHMYIYLADRLPDNTNTPTMA, from the exons ATGTTTGAAATGGGTCCCGGGAAAGTCGCAGCTAAAACATTTTATGATGTTGAATTTCCAAAAGGTCATGTTGGAATCAAGAGCTTTGATGCTGAACAAGTCGATGAAGAAGGAAATTCCGTACCATTATATGAAGCATACCTACATCATTGGTTTGCTATAAAATACCAAGAAAAAGATTGGAATATGTCAAAAATAATTCCTAAGGATCCTATGGAAGGTGCCATTTACATTAGAAATTACGGAACGTGTAATACTTATATTCTTCCAATTTATTGGGGTTTGGGAGCTGAATCACGAGGAACAAAATCAAAAATTCCAGATCCTTATGCTGTAGAACATGGAAACCCTTCAAAAATTCCATTTGGATACCAAGAAAAGTGGCTCCTGAATCTCTTGGTCATTGATACACGTGGTACAGAAGATAGAGAAGGTTGTACTGAATGTAGGTGTGACCATTTCAATTTGCCAACGAATTTTTATAATGTCACAGTTGGAATTGATGGAAAACCATTGGGATCAAGTTATAAAGGAGGACTCTTTTGTTGCCAAGATAATTTACAGTGCAAATTGCAAAAGGATTTTGAAGCACCTACGAGAAAGCTTGCCTTGAGATACAAAATAACATGGGTTGAttggaatcaacaacaaattcCTCTAAGGTTTTATGTACTTGATTCAACTGATCGAGTTAGAACAAATGGTTCCCAATTTATTCATGATTGTCAG GTAGAGTTTACAGTTCCGCCAACTAATGGTAGAAACAACGCTCCTCATATTGAAAAAGCAAACATCCCAATGGAAAGAGGTGGTTATCTCATCTACGGCACCGCTCATATGCATAGAGGTGCCATTAATGCAACTTTATATGGACAG GATGGAAGAATTTTGTATACTTTAAAACCAAAATATGGAAAAGGGAAGAAACCAGGAAATGAGAAAGGCTATGTTGTCGGGATGTCAGGAAGTTATCCAGATTTAGGTTCAACCAAGATTAAGGATGGTGAAATTGTGACTATAGAAACAAGATACGAAAGTGGCTTTAGAACTGGAGCTATGGGACATATGTACATCTATTTAGCAGACCGATTACCAGACAATACAAATACACCTACTATGGCGtaa
- the LOC123895918 gene encoding uncharacterized protein LOC123895918, whose protein sequence is MGFICKGVIYFSSILVLLSTTICAVYSGAEFENKNIKSATFISEMFEMGPGKVAAKTFYDVEFPKGHVGIKSFDAELVDEEGNSVPLYEAYLHHWFAIKYQEKDWNMSKIIPKDPMEGAIYIRNDGTCNTYILPIYWGLGAESRGTKSKIPDPYAVEHGNPSKIPFGYQEKWLLNLLIIDTRGTEDREGCTECRCDHFNLPTNFYNVTVGIDGKPLGSSYKGGLFCCQDNLQCKLQKDFEAPTRKLALRYKITWVDWNQQQIPLRFYVLDSTDRVRTNGSQFIHDCQFTVPPTNGRNNAPHIEKANIPMERGGYLIYGTAHMHRGAINATLYGQDGRILYTSKPKYGKGKKPGNEKGYVVGMSGSYPELGSTKIKDGEIVTIETRYESGFRTGAMGHMYIYLADRLPDNTNTPTMA, encoded by the exons ATGGGGTTTATATGTAAAggggtaatatatttttcatcaatacTAGTGTTGCTATCAACAACAATATGTGCAGTTTATTCAGGGGcagaatttgaaaataaaaatataaaatcagctACTTTTATTTCTGAAATGTTTGAAATGGGTCCCGGGAAAGTCGCAGCTAAAACATTTTATGATGTTGAATTTCCAAAAGGTCATGTTGGAATCAAGAGCTTTGATGCTGAACTAGTCGATGAAGAAGGAAATTCCGTACCATTATATGAAGCATACCTACATCATTGGTTTGCTATAAAATACCAAGAAAAAGATTGGAATATGTCAAAAATAATCCCTAAGGATCCTATGGAAGGTGCCATTTACATTAGAAATGACGGAACGTGTAATACTTATATTCTTCCAATTTATTGGGGTTTGGGAGCTGAATCACGAGGAACAAAATCAAAAATTCCAGATCCTTATGCTGTAGAACATGGAAACCCTTCAAAAATTCCATTTGGATACCAAGAAAAGTGGCTCCTGAATCTCTTGATCATTGATACACGTGGTACAGAAGATAGAGAAGGTTGTACTGAATGTAGGTGTGACCATTTCAATTTGCCAACGAATTTTTATAATGTCACAGTTGGAATTGATGGAAAACCATTGGGATCAAGTTATAAAGGAGGACTCTTTTGTTGCCAAGATAATTTACAGTGCAAATTGCAAAAGGATTTTGAAGCACCTACGAGAAAGCTTGCCTTGAGATACAAAATAACATGGGTTGAttggaatcaacaacaaattcCTCTAAGGTTTTATGTACTTGATTCAACTGATCGAGTTAGAACAAATGGTTCCCAATTTATTCATGATTGTCAG TTTACAGTTCCGCCAACTAATGGTAGAAACAACGCTCCTCATATTGAAAAAGCAAACATCCCAATGGAAAGAGGTGGTTATCTCATCTACGGCACCGCTCATATGCATAGAGGTGCCATTAATGCAACTTTATATGGACAG GATGGAAGAATTTTGTATACTTCAAAACCAAAATATGGAAAAGGGAAGAAACCAGGAAATGAGAAAGGCTATGTTGTCGGGATGTCAGGAAGTTATCCAGAATTAGGTTCAACCAAGATTAAGGATGGTGAAATTGTGACTATAGAAACAAGATACGAAAGTGGCTTTAGAACTGGAGCTATGGGACATATGTACATTTATTTAGCAGACCGATTACCAGACAATACAAATACACCTACTATGGCGTAG
- the LOC123895917 gene encoding uncharacterized protein LOC123895917, which yields MGPEKVVAKTFYDVEFPKGHDGIKSFDAELVDEEGNFVPLYEAYLRHWFSIKYQEKDWNMSKIIPKDPMEDPYAVEHGNPSKIPFGYQEKWLLNLLIIDTRGTEDREGCTECRCDHFNLPTNFYNVTVGIDGKPLGSSYKGGLFCCQDNLQCKLQKDFEAPTRKLALRYKITWVDWNQQQIPLRFYVLDSTDRVRTNGSQFIHDCQNF from the exons ATGGGTCCCGAGAAAGTCGTAGCTAAAACATTTTATGATGTTGAATTTCCAAAAGGTCATGATGGAATCAAGAGCTTTGATGCTGAACTAGTCGATGAAGAAGGAAATTTCGTACCATTATATGAAGCATACCTACGTCATTGGTTTTCTATAAAATACCAAGAAAAAGATTGGAATATGTCAAAGATAATCCCTAAGGATCCTATGGAAG ATCCTTATGCTGTAGAACATGGAAACCCTTCAAAAATTCCATTTGGATACCAAGAAAAGTGGCTCCTGAATCTCTTGATCATTGATACACGTGGTACAGAAGATAGAGAAGGTTGTACTGAATGTAGGTGTGACCATTTCAATTTGCCAACGAATTTTTATAATGTCACAGTTGGAATTGATGGAAAACCATTGGGATCAAGTTATAAAGGAGGACTCTTTTGTTGCCAAGATAATTTACAGTGCAAATTGCAAAAGGATTTTGAAGCACCTACGAGAAAGCTTGCCTTGAGATACAAAATAACATGGGTTGAttggaatcaacaacaaattcCTCTAAGGTTTTATGTACTTGATTCAACTGATCGAGTTAGAACAAATGGTTCCCAATTTATTCATGATTGTCAG aatttttaa
- the LOC123895919 gene encoding uncharacterized protein LOC123895919: MFEMGPGKVAAKTFYDVEFPKGHVGIKSFDAELVDEEGNSVPLYEAYLHHWFAIKYQEKDWNMSKIIPKDPMEGAIYIRNDGTCNTYILPIYWGLGAESRGTKSKIPDPYAVEHGNPSKIPFGYQEKWLLNLLIIDTRGTEDREGCTECRCDHFNLPTNFYNVTVGIDGKPLGSSYKGGLFCCQDNLQCKLQKDFEAPTRKLALRYKITWVDWNQQQIPLRFYVLDSTDRVRTNGSQFIHDCQLICPRSGVAPVIVLPYDLKA, encoded by the exons ATGTTTGAAATGGGTCCCGGGAAAGTCGCAGCTAAAACATTTTATGATGTTGAATTTCCAAAAGGTCATGTTGGAATCAAGAGCTTTGATGCTGAACTAGTCGATGAAGAAGGAAATTCCGTACCATTATATGAAGCATACCTACATCATTGGTTTGCTATAAAATACCAAGAAAAAGATTGGAATATGTCAAAAATAATCCCTAAGGATCCTATGGAAGGTGCCATTTACATTAGAAATGACGGAACGTGTAATACTTATATTCTTCCAATTTATTGGGGTTTGGGAGCTGAATCACGAGGAACAAAATCAAAAATTCCAGATCCTTATGCTGTAGAACATGGAAACCCTTCAAAAATTCCATTTGGATACCAAGAAAAGTGGCTCCTGAATCTCTTGATCATTGATACACGTGGTACAGAAGATAGAGAAGGTTGTACTGAATGTAGGTGTGACCATTTCAATTTGCCAACGAATTTTTATAATGTCACAGTTGGAATTGATGGAAAACCATTGGGATCAAGTTATAAAGGAGGACTCTTTTGTTGCCAAGATAATTTACAGTGCAAATTGCAAAAGGATTTTGAAGCACCTACGAGAAAGCTTGCCTTGAGATACAAAATAACATGGGTTGAttggaatcaacaacaaattcCTCTAAGGTTTTATGTACTTGATTCAACTGATCGAGTTAGAACAAATGGTTCCCAATTTATTCATGATTGTCAG TTAATTTGTCCAAGAAGTGGTGTGGCACCGGTAATAGTTTTACCTTATGACCTCAAAGCATGA